Genomic DNA from Chloroflexota bacterium:
AGCACGCCCTATCCCCAAAGTTGGCACAAGTTGGTGCAGCGGTCATCCCTAATGGCGTTCATGTACCAGCGCTTTGTAAGCGTGCGTAAGTTGACGAGTCATTTCGCCTGTTCTTCCTGATCCCACCCTCCGCCCGCTGACCCGGGTAAGGGGCATTATCTCAATGAGAGAGTTGGTCAGGAAAGCTTCGTCGGCTTGGTACAGTTCCTCTAACGGTATTGTTTTCACCGTCGTCTTGATACCCAAAGAGGAGGCCAATTCCAGCACCACTTCACGGGTAACTCCGAGCAGAATGCCACTATCCTCACTGGGGGTCGACAAGACATCACCTGAGACCAGAAAGACATTACTGATGCTACCTTCAGCCAGAAAGTTCTTTTCATTAAGCAGAAGAGCCTCATCTACACCACTAAGCTTGGCCTCGCGACGGGCCAGCAGGCTATCTAGGTAGCTGAGAGATTTCATTGCTGAGGTTGGCGACTGGGTATTCCGCCGAAAGCGGGAGACAATTGCTTTGAAACCTTCCTGGTAGACCTTGTCGGAGTAAGGGGTATAGCTCCTAGTCACAATGAGCACTGTGGGCTGCTGAGACACAAGCAGGTCAGGGATTGTCTCTCCTTCACCGCCGGAAACAGTGAGCCTGATGCGGGCATCGGACAGATTGTTGGCCTGGAGAGTGCTGTACAAAGCTTTCTCTAGGTCAGGGATGTTACTCAGGTCTATTCCCAAGAACTTGGCTGAGCCGCGAAGCCGTTCAACATGTTTCTCCAGACGGAAGATATGCCCAGAATAGCTGCGCATGGTCTCGAATAGCCCATAGCCATAGAGCATGCCATAGTCTAGGGGAGGTAGTCTGGCCTGGGATTGAGGCATAAGAGAGCCATTGAGGTATACGATTTCCTCCACGGCTTCTTCGAACTCCTCTACGCTGGGTTCCAAACAGCGCAGGATATACGCAGAAAGTTGTCCAGTATCTTGAGTCCGTTCGGGGTAAGGACAGATTCAGGATGGAACTGGACCCCTTCTACGACGTAGTCTCTGTGGCGCACTCCCATGACCACTCCGTCTACCGTCCAGGCCGAGACTTCGAGGCAGGAAGGCACGGTTTCGGCTTTTACTATGAGGGAGTGATAACGCCCGGCTTCAATAGGGCTGGGAATACCGGAAAAGATCGTTCTGCCGTCGTGGTAGATGGTGGATGCCTTGCCGTGTGTAGGCGTGTGACGGATGACTTCGCCACCATAGACGTAGCCCATGCACTGATGTCCCAGGCATACGCCCAGGATAGGAATCCTGCCGGCGAAAGAACGCAGTATGTCATTGGAGATTCCGCTGTCCAGGGGGGTGCCGGGACCTGGAGAGATGATGATGTGAGTCGGTGCTAGTGCCTTTACCTCGTCCAGAGAAATGCAATCATTTCGGCGAACCAGAGGTTCCGCACCAAGTTCACCCACGTACTGGGCCAGATTATAAACAAAGGAATCGTAGTTATCGATGATCAGGATCATGCTATTGCTGCCGACCAGGGCGACAAACTCAGAGATTGAAACATAGCTTTTGCCTTGTCCATTGTCTCCTGGTATTCCCTTTCTGGGTCGGAGTCATAAGTGACAGCGCCCCCTACTTGAAAGTACGCCTTCCCATCCTTAATAAACATGGTACGGATGGCGATGTTGAGGTCCATCTCCCCGCTGAAGCTAAGATATCCGATGGAGCCAGTGTAGATGCTTCTTCTGGTGGGTTCCAGTTCATCAATGATCTCCATAGCCCTCACTTTCGGGGCACCGGTAATCGAGCCACCGGGGAAACAGGCTTTCAGCAGGTCAATCCTATTCCTGTCTGGCCTCAGCCTGCCTTCCACAGTGGAGGTGAGCTGAAATACAGTAGCGTATTTCTCTAAAGTCCATAGTTCCCTCACCCTCACTGTACCGAAGCGACACACCCTCCCAATGTCGTTTCTTTCCAGATCAACAATCATAACATTTTCAGCCCTGTCCTTGACGCTATGTAACAGTTCTTGTGCCAGCGCCTCGTCCTCTGAGGCTGAAGCCCCGCGAGGCCGGGTGCCTTTCATCGGGCGCGTTTCCACCCGGTCGCCGTTCACTTTGAGGAACCTCTCAGGGGATGAGCTAATGACGGTCACCTCGTCGAAGTTGAGATAGGCAGCAAAGGGGGCCGGGCTAAGCTGTCGCAGGCGTTGATAGAGCTCGTAGGGGGTGGCCGTGAAATCTGTATCGAATCTTTGAGACAGGTTGACCTGGAAAATATCCCCGGCGGCGATATACTCCCTGGCAGCCTCCACAGCTCTGATATACTCATGGTGGGTGAAGTTGGTTCGCAGGTTCGCACCGAGCCCTCTTTCCCTATCTGGAGGGGCGCTGTTTGGTTTTGGGGGTGGAGTGAGCAGGGTTGCCTTTGCCTCTTGAAGGCGCCTGGCTGCCCTTCTCAAACGCTTCTCTTCGTCTCGCTCTGGAAAGCCGCTAGAAGCAACATAGGTCCTGCCTTTGAGATGATCGAAAGTGAGGGCTAGATCATAGAAGCCAAGATAGCACTCGGGGAGCAAGGTGTCGTCGATGGCGGTAGACGGGAGACGCTCGATGAAGTGACACAGATCATAGCTGAAATAGCCTACCACACCGCCGACAAAAGGTGTAGGAAAATGAGACGCTTCCAATACATACGCGTTCAGCAAGCTCTCTAGGGCTTCAAAAGGGTTGCCCTTTTTGCTCTCTCGCCCAGTTGGGCTAAGGAGGTTGAGGGTATCGCCGCGGCTTGTCATTATCAGGAAGGGATCGCTGCCTATGAAGGAGTAACGCCCCAGATTGGCAGCATCCATCCCACTGTCGAGGAAGAAGCTCATGGGTCGCTGCGAAAAAAGTCCAAAGGCTTCGGGCGCACTTAGCGAGGTCGGAACCTCATCAATCAGCGGGTGGCTTTGCACCTTTGCTTCCTTAGCTTAGCTATCAGTTCCTTGACCATTAGCTCATAGACCAATACATGATTGCTCGTTGCCTAAATTATACACATTTTGGCGACGGACGGCAGTAGCGGTCTTCTTACTTACCTTACCTTTCTAGACAGTTGGCGAGCAAAGAGAGAGGGCTGAAGGATACGGAAAATCATGCTTGTGAATTCTTCCAGGGTGCCATGAAGCCGAGTTCAGATAATTGTGTTCCTTATAGCAGGTAGTGTAAAATGACCTAACTAGTAGGCACTGTTTTTCCATGAGCCTCGGGGTTTGTACCATTCAGCTTCGCTTTCCTGAGAACCGCTCTCTTAAAGAAAAGAGAAGGGTGCTGAAGTCCCTTATCACCAGGGTAAGGAATAAGTACAATGTGGCGATTGCGGAAATGGGTGACCAGGACCTGTGGCAATTGGCTGTGATAGGGGTAGCCTATCTTAGCAACGACGCTCAACAAGTCGATCAGGTGTTGTCAAAAGTGGCTGAGTTTATCAGGCAGAGTAGGCTTGATATTGAGGTGCTCGACTACAATATCGAAATTATGTCTTTCCCCTGATATGGCTCTGCCGAGAGACGGAAAGCCACCTGGCTTTTATCCTGGCGTGATGCAAGGGAACCCGAGGCCTTCAGGTTTGTTCCCCCGGCAGGCAGAGGCTGGGGCTGTGGGTAAGGACAATTGTGATACAAGCTTGTAATGATATCAGTCGCATCTTTTGTTGATCACCTTAAGGGTTTGGCTGACTACAGGAATCAAGTTGCCCACATCGAGCACCTGCCGTCCCGCGAGGCAAGCTACCGCAAGTTAGGCACGCCCTTGGCTCTGTCCCTCGAAATGGCGCTACAACAGGCGGGACTATCCCCACTCTATAGTCACCAGGCGGTGGCAATAGACGCAACCAGATCGGGGAAGAATGTTATAGTGGTGACTCCTGCTGCCAGCGGCAAAACCCTGTGCTACAATGTGCCAGTATTGCAAGCGATCTTGACCGAAAAGGGCAGTCGAGCCCTCTACCTCTTTCCTACCAAAGCTCTGGCTCAGGACCAGTTACGCAGCTTGACCGAGCTGGTTTCTTTGCTTCCCACCCGAATAAGGTTGGCTACCTTCGATGGCGATACACCGACCGAGGAGCGTCCGCAGATAAGAAGGACGGCTCAGATTGTGCTTACTAACCCTGACATGCTCCATCTGGGCATCTTGCCCAATCATCCAGCGTGGTCAAGGTTTTTCCGTCGGCTAAAGTATGTTGTGGTCGACGAAGCCCACATCTATCGTGGGGTGTTCGGGTCACACGTCGGCAACGTGTTACGCAGGTTGAGGCGTATCTTCTCCCTTTACAACGTCAGTCCCCAGTTTATCTGCTGCTCGGCCACTATTGGTAACCCCAGAGAACACATCGAGAAACTGGTGGGGCAACCTTTCGAAGTGATCGAAGCGGATGGGGCACCGCGCGGCAAAAAGGACTTCATCCTGTGGAACCCGCCTATCCTGGATCCAGCCAAGACATCTCGCCATAGTGCGAATGCTGAAGCCGCTTTTCTACTGGCTGAACTGGTGCGCCAGGGCATTCGGACTCTTGCCTTTGCCAAGACACGCAAGCTGACGGAACTGATTTATAACTATGCCAGACAGCGGCTGGCCGAATCGAACCTGGCACAGCAGATCAAACCCTACCGGGCTGGCTACCTCCCTGAGGATAGACGCCAGATCGAGCAGGAGCTTTTTCAGGGCCAGCTCTTGGGGGTAGTGGCTACCACAGCGCTAGAGCTGGGGATAGACATTGGCGATCTGGATGCTACCGTGCTCACCGGTTACCCGGGAAGCATTGCTGCCACCTGGCAACAGGCTGGTCGCAGCGGCAGGAGAACCGGTCAGTCTCTCAGCTTTCTCATCGGTTTGGATAACCCTCTGGACCAGTACTTCATGCGTCACCCCGAGTCTATCTTCCGCCGAAATTTTGAGAATGCCCTGACTGACCCAGGTAACCCCTATGTGTTGAAATCCCATCTTCTGTGCGCCGCCTGGGAGCTTCCTCTGGCTGAAGGTGATGAAAAGCTTTGGGGAACAAGCTTTGCCAAAGCCAGAGACGCTCTGCAAGAGGAGGGCCTTCTCAGGGAGCAAAGAGGAAACTGGTATCTGGCGGCCACCATCGCCTATCCTGCTGAGCATGTTAACATACGCTCCACTTCTTCTCTTTATTACATCATTCTGGACTCCTCTCAAGGCAACATACCCCTGGAGACTGTTGAGTCCAGTGTGGCTTTCTCCCAAATCCACCCTGGCGCTATCTATTTACACCAGGGAAGGTCCTATCTGATAACCAAGCTGGATTTGCTTGCCCGTACCGCCTACGCCACTCCCACGGACGTGCCTTACTATACCCAGGCCAAGGAGTTGACGGATCTGCGGGTGTTGAGGATCGCCAAAGAGAAGGATACGCCGAAAGCCAGGAGCTATCTTGGTGAAGTGGAGGTAACCACGGCGGTGATCGGTTTTAGAAGAAAGAGGCAGTTCACGGAGGAGGTTGTGGACGAAGAGCCTCTCGACCTACCACCCCAGTGTTTTCAGACCGTAGCTTTGTGGCTTGACATACCTGCTCAGGCGGTGGATCGAATAGCCGAAAGGCAGCTCGATTTTGCTGGCGGCTTGCACGCAGGGGAGCATGCTGCTATTGCTATACTGCCACTGTTTGCCTTGTGTGATCGCAACGACCTGGGTGGAGTGTCCACCCCCTTTCACCCGGACACCGGAAAGGCGCAGATATTCATCTACGATGCTCACCCAGGCGGCACAGGAATTGCAGAAAAGGGTTTTGATCTGATTCAGGATTTATGGCGGGAAACGCTGAAGGTGATCGCTGAGTGTCCTTGTGATGGGGGATGTCCCAGTTGCATTCAGTCGCCCAAATGTGGGAATAATAACCAGCCACTGGATAAGAAGGCTGCACAGATAATACTCAAAGAATTGACAGAAGACTATAGAAAAGGAGAGGGGGTATAGCTAGTTGGCAGATGGACGTCTGAGCTTGCAAAAGGCTGTGGGGGAAATTCTGGAGAGAGAAGGGACTCCGGCGCTTGTGATGGATAAGCGGGCCATCAGGGAGAGATACCGGGAGTTCTGCCGGGAATTCAGTAAGGCAAGAATCTACTACGCGTTGAAGGCTAATCCGCACCCGGGCCTGGTGGAACTCCTTCATGAGATAGGCTGCCAGTTCGAGATATCGTCTCAGGGGGAGCTAGAATTGCTGCTGGGAATGGGAATCTCCATTCGGAGCATTATATCCAGCAACCCGGTCAAGGATCCGGCCTTCATCAGGTCGGCGTATGCCAGCGGGATACACGTATTTGCTTTTGATTCGTTTTCCGAGGTGGAAAAGCTATCTAAGCTGGCGCTGGGCAGCCAGGTCTATGTGCGCCTCTCGGTGCCGAATGAAGGCAGTGAGTGGCCACTGAGCAAGAAATTCGGTGTGGAAGCGGAACAGGCTGCCGGGCTTCTGGCGGAGGCCCAGGAGAGGGGTCTCAAACCCCAGGGCATTGCCTTTCATGTTGGGTCCCAGTGCACCAGGGCGGCCACCTGGGCTAAGGCGATTCAAAAGAGCCGGGCGGTTTGGGACATGGCGGCGAGTAAAGGGGTGGAATTGAAAGCCTTGAATATCGGCGGTGGCTTTCCCATCGAGTACACCAGATCGGTGCCGTCCCTAGCCGAGATCGCCCGGGTGGTGGAGGAATCGTTGGCCAGGGCTTTCCCTGGTGGCGTAGAGGTGCTGGTTGCGCCGGGAAGGGCTCTGGTGGGGGATTCAGGCATCCTGGGAGCCACAGTGGTAGCTAAGGCGGAGCGAGAGGGCGAGAGGTGGCTTTATCTAGATGTTGGCGTGTTCAATGGTCTGATGGAGGCGGTGGGCGGCATAAGGTACAGCCTGAGAACCAGCAAGCGTGGCCGGAGCAAGAAGTGGGTGCTGGCCGGGCCATCGTGCGACAGCTTTGACGTCATTTGTAATGAAGCGGAGCTTCCGGAGGTGGGGATTGGCGACAGAGTGTATTTCCTGTCTGCTGGTGCCTACACCACCGCTTACGCCTCCCAATTCGACGGGTTTCCAATCCCGAAGGTATATTTTATAGAATAGAATAGAGGTTAGCTGTGTCGGGCATAGTTTTTCGTGAACAGGACCCTTTTGCGCCCATAGAGTACGCGTATGAGGTAGAGGAGGTAATCTGCCGGCGGCGGACGAAGCACCAGGAACTGCTCATATTCAGGGATCCCTATTTCGGCAGGGTGCTGGTGCTGGACGGCGTGGTGCAGCTTACTGAAAGGGATGAGCATTTCTATCATGAAATGCTGGCGCAGGTGCCACTGCATGCGCATCCTTCCCCCAAGAGCGTCCTGATCATCGGGGGTGGTGATGGGGGCACCTTGCGCGAAGTGGTCAAGCATGAGGTGGTGAAGAAGGTTGTGATGGTGGAGCTGGATGCGGGGGTGATAGAGGCCGCAAAGGAGTTCCTGCCCACGCTATCCATCGGCTTCGCTGATCCCAGGACAGAGGTCTTGGAGATGGACGGGGCAGTTTTCCTGGCGAAAACAAGAGGCGAGTTTGATGTCATCATCATTGACTCCACGGACCCGGTGGGCCCGGCTGAGTCCCTTTTCAGCGAAGCATGCTTCACTCATGCCTTTTCGTCCCTGAAACCAGGGGGCATATTTGTGGCCCAGACTGAGTCGCTCCACTTTCACCGTGATTTCGTCCGCCATGTGCAGCGTCGGCTGGCCGGGATATTCAACGTGGTGAGTCTGTACACGGTGTCCCTGGCTACCTATGCCGGGAACTGGTGGACCTTCTCTATTGCCTCCAAGGGAGGAGACCCGAAAGAGGTGCTCAGAAAGTGCGTAGTGCCTGCCAGGTATTACACGGAGGAGGTTCACCGCCACGCTTTCTTACCGCAAGGCGTGTACCAGAGGCTGATGGCGGGAGATTAGGCCGCAGCCTGGTGTTGAGGGCGTTTCTTCAGGCTTGGGCATACCCCTGCCAGGTACGAGGCGCAAGGCGATTCGTTTGTGAGTGTGGGTCGGCCTGCGGCGGGGGTGGCAATCCCAGGGAGGGGGCACCACCCCCCGAGATTGCTTCGCTTCGCTCGCAATGACATATGTGGAATGACATTCACTGCATAGTATGTCCTGGACACCGCACAAATTGACATGGCGGTTACCCTGATGTAGAGTGGACTGGGGGAATGATGGGTAGCTCGCTTCGTTTGGGCAGGGTATGGGGCATTGACGTAAAACTGCACTACTCCTGGTTCATCATCTTTGCTCTCATTACGGCCAGCCTTTCTCTCAGCTTTCTTAAGGAGCATGCTCTGTGGATAAGGGTGGTGACAGGGGTAGCCACCAGCATCCTGCTGTTCGCTTCCGTGCTGGCTCACGAGTTGGCGCACAGCCTGGTGGCCATCAGAAACGGTATCCCGGTAAAAAGCATCACTCTGTTCTTTCTCGGCGGGGTGGCCCACATACGCCGCGAAGCGGCGCAGCCCAAGACGGAACTGCTGGTGGCCCTGGCGGGCCCACTGTGCAGCCTGGTGCTGGCTGGCATTTTCGGGCTGCTGTGGTTCCTGGTCTGGGGCATGCACGATAGCGAGTCCGTCTCCGGTGACCCGGTTTTCTGGCTGGCCTGGATCAATCTGGTGCTGGCCCTGTTCAACCTGATACCAGGATTTCCTCTGGACGGAGGCCGCGTGCTGCGGGCTATTATCTGGCGGCGCACCAAGGACTATAAGAAGGCCTCCCATTCGGCTTTTGTGGTGGGGCAGGGCGTGGCCTACCTGATGATCGCCTTCGGCGTGGCAGTAGTGCTGGGTGGCGACAGGATTTATGAAGGCTTCACCGCCTTCAGCGGCATCTGGATCGCTTTTGTTGGCTGGTTCGTGCACCGGGCGGCCAGCACCAGCTATCGCCAGGTGGAGTTGCGCGAAGCCCTGCGGCACTTGAAGGTTCGTTCTGTCATGGGTTCTCACTACGTTGCTGTTCCCCCCGACCACAGTCTCCGAGAGCTCATTGACCGCTATGTTCTCCCGGCTGGTAGCCACCACTTTCTGGTGTTTGATGAGGGCAGGCTCAAGGGGCTCGTTACCTATGCTGAGATCAAGGCGGTGCCTCAAAATCGCTGGGATGTTACTCCAGTGAGCGCAGTCATGCTTCCGGCAGACAAGTTGATAGTGGCTGAACCTGATGAAGGAGCCCTCCAGGCGCTGGAGCGGATGGATGATCACGATGCAGACACGATGCTGGTAGTGAAGGAGGGTGTTGTCCTGGGCATGCTGGTGCGGCAAGATCTGTTTCGCATCATGCAACTGCGCTCTGAGCTGGGGAGTTAGCCGCAGAAACAGTGGTTTGCCGGCACTAGGTCGCTTTCCTGCACCGCCCGGACGGGTGCTGGCTGCGATTTGGCTATGAAGACAAGACAGGTCTCCCTGGGCATTGACGGGCTTGATATTGCCGGAGAAGCCTGCTTCCCTGACGGTGAAAGGGCAAGCCTGCCCGCTCTCTGTATCTGCCACGGCATCCCCTCTGGCAGCCCTCCAGACCCCAGCGATGGGGGTTACCCGGCGCTGGCCGCGACCTTCTGCGCCGCTGGCTTCATTACCCTGATATTCAACTTCAGAGGGACGGGAGCCAGCGGAGGCAATTTCGACATCCAGGGTTGGGCGAGGGACCTGGAGGCGGCGATGGACTACCTCTACTCCTGTCCTGAGGTGGACCGGCAGCGGCTCTACCTCATGGGCTTCAGCGGAGGCGCTGCTGTCTCGGCTTGCGTCGCTGCCCGCGATCCCAGGGTGAAGGGGGTGGTTCTCTGCGCCTGCCCGGCGGAGTTCCGCGGCCTCGTCCTGGAAGAAAACGCTCTGTCCTCCATCGAGCACTTCCGCCGCATTGGAATAATCAGGGACAGGGATTTCCCGCCTTCGGTGGACGGCTGGCTGCAAGGCTTCCGCCATGTGGCCCCTCTTCGCTGGATAGACAGGATTGCGCCCAGACCCTTGCTTCTGCTGCAAGGGGCGGAGGATGATGTGGTGGACGTGAGTCAGGCCTGGCTCCTGTACCACAAGGCCAGGGAGCCCAAAGAGATAGCGGTTATCGAAGGGGCGGGACACAGGCTGCGGTTGGACAGAGGGGCCATGGACAGGGCCTTAAGGTGGCTGAAGAAGGAGGCGCGCTCAGATGGTGACTCTGTGTCATTCTGAGTGTGGTGGAGGGAAGAGTGTCATTGCGCTGGTTTGGGCAAGAGGGAGAGGGGGGGTGGTGGGTTTCGTCCGCCCGAGGCGGACGAAACCCACCCTACCGCGGCTTGATACGAAAGTATAATTCTTTCGTGTGGCGTTGTTGGCGGTGCGAGGCTGGCGGGCGGGGGCTCTGCCACCGGTATTTTGGCGAGGAGTGAGATACGAGTGGCTCATTTGCTTGTGTTGTCATTGCGAGGTCGCCGCAGGCGAGCGCGGCAATCCCAGGGAGGGGGGGATAGTACCGGGTAAGGGGCGAAATTCTTCGCTGCCCTCAGAATGACAGTAAAAGTGGGGTGGCTCAGAGTGACAGTGGCACTGTGGGGGCGGGTGACACCATGGGGGCGCTGGTAAAGAAACCTCGCAGGGGGGCTTGACTAAATTGCGCGGATGGGTTATGCTCACGGTGATATAAAGGGATGCTGTCAGGCTGATGCGCCGCAGGCGGACAGTTACAGTGCAGTGATGCCAGATTCTTCGCTACGCTCAGAATGACAGTAAAAGGGCGGTGACAGGAGTATGACAGTGAGACCGTGGGGGCATTGGCAAGGGGGGAGCGGGTGGGTTGGGAAACCTGCTCTATGGTGACATTAGTCCTGTGGTAACCTTAGTAAAGAAACCTCGCATGGGGGGCTTGACAAAACACGAAGTGTTGTTCTACAATCGGGAACAGCCTATGATAGCAGTACGCTGTCGGGATCCGTCGGGAGGGGAGAGCACGTGCGAAGTGCGTCTCCCTGGTCATATCCTGGTTTTGTCGCACTTGGATACGAATAAGGAGGTGTGACGATGTGAAGATGACTAAGGGGGAGCTAAAAGGAAGGGCAATAGCGCTTTGACGGAAGTTGTGGATTGCAGTTTGCGGAACGAGGAACAGAGAAAAACAAAAGAAAGGAGTAACAGGGCTTATATGAGTCGAAAACTACTTTACATGGTTATTGCAATCGCCCTGCTGATCGGGATGGTGCCTGGGGTAGTGATGGCCCAGTCGACCCGTGAGCTCCCAGCCGCTCCCGGTTTTGTGACCGATTGGAACGTGCTGGGCACGGTGCAGAAGTGGACAATCCCTTATCCGGCTGCCTCTGACTGGGCGTTCACCCCCAAGGACGGTCTGAATGGCTACAGCCTGATCTCCGGCGGCAAAGCCGGTGACATGTCGGCTGAAGTGAAGGCTGAGAGCATGGGCGCCCTTTCGGTGCAGGTGACCGATACTGAAGGCACGACCTACCAGGGTGAGAAGAAGTGGGGCAAGATCTGGGAGACACAGATATCCAAGCCGGGCGCCACCAAGATGACCTGGAGCGAGTACTGGAAGAAGTGGTCTGGCTCCGGTCAGGCGTCGGATCTGGTTATCGGTGCCTTCGTGGTGCAGCAAGGCGTTCAGCCAGTGGTCATCACCAATCCGGCTGATGGCGCCATCGTGCACTGGTACCTCTTCAACAGCCGCCTGGACATCGCTGCCCATAACCTCAACCGTCTGGATGACGGGGCAGTGCTGAAGGCACAACTGGACTTCCTGCTATCCTTTTATGGTGCCGAGCACGTGTGGTTCACCAGCGGCAATGTGGGCGCGAACGACAGGTACACCCAGACGATAAGCGGCGACAGTGGGGACATCGGTCGGACCAACGTCTCCTTCGCTGCTGACGCCGAGGAAGCCGTGCGCATCATCGCTCTGGTGGACTATGCCTTCCCGCAGGGCGTTCAGGCCCTGGTGAGGCCGGAGTTCACTAGCTGGAACTTCTGGACTCAGGAAATGGAGAAGGTCCCCCAGGTACGGTGGGCTGGCGAGAAGATCGTGCTGGAGAAGTACTGGGGCATAGAGTTCGTGGAGCCCGGAAATGGCACCTACGTGGTGCACTATGCGCTGGAGGGTGGCTCTCCGGGCACGCTGGAGTCTCTCCATGGATTACTGTTCAACCAGACCAACAGCGCTTACTCGGTGTGGGCGCCCATTGATCCGGATGGCGTGTCCCGGTGCATACTGACCTCGGAGAAGCCGGGTGAGGCCGACGTGACTGCCAGCCTGTACTGGTACCCCACCGACCCTGAGGGCATACCCATTGGGCCAGGCGTGCTGCTCAACCAGCATGGCTTCGTGGTGTTCTTCCTGAAGTTTGAGTCCATCACCCTGACCAAGGTGCCGGGTGAGCGCAGCGGGCACAACACTGGTGACTGGATCCCCGGGAACCCGTGTATTGATGACCCGACGCCGGCAGGGCAACTGGCCGCTGACTTGCTGGCCAAGGAGGCCAACGTCTCGGCCGATGACCTGCTGCGTGTCCGTGTCCGCGGCT
This window encodes:
- the pabB gene encoding aminodeoxychorismate synthase component I, with amino-acid sequence MSFFLDSGMDAANLGRYSFIGSDPFLIMTSRGDTLNLLSPTGRESKKGNPFEALESLLNAYVLEASHFPTPFVGGVVGYFSYDLCHFIERLPSTAIDDTLLPECYLGFYDLALTFDHLKGRTYVASSGFPERDEEKRLRRAARRLQEAKATLLTPPPKPNSAPPDRERGLGANLRTNFTHHEYIRAVEAAREYIAAGDIFQVNLSQRFDTDFTATPYELYQRLRQLSPAPFAAYLNFDEVTVISSSPERFLKVNGDRVETRPMKGTRPRGASASEDEALAQELLHSVKDRAENVMIVDLERNDIGRVCRFGTVRVRELWTLEKYATVFQLTSTVEGRLRPDRNRIDLLKACFPGGSITGAPKVRAMEIIDELEPTRRSIYTGSIGYLSFSGEMDLNIAIRTMFIKDGKAYFQVGGAVTYDSDPEREYQETMDKAKAMFQSLSLSPWSAAIA
- a CDS encoding DEAD/DEAH box helicase, whose product is MISVASFVDHLKGLADYRNQVAHIEHLPSREASYRKLGTPLALSLEMALQQAGLSPLYSHQAVAIDATRSGKNVIVVTPAASGKTLCYNVPVLQAILTEKGSRALYLFPTKALAQDQLRSLTELVSLLPTRIRLATFDGDTPTEERPQIRRTAQIVLTNPDMLHLGILPNHPAWSRFFRRLKYVVVDEAHIYRGVFGSHVGNVLRRLRRIFSLYNVSPQFICCSATIGNPREHIEKLVGQPFEVIEADGAPRGKKDFILWNPPILDPAKTSRHSANAEAAFLLAELVRQGIRTLAFAKTRKLTELIYNYARQRLAESNLAQQIKPYRAGYLPEDRRQIEQELFQGQLLGVVATTALELGIDIGDLDATVLTGYPGSIAATWQQAGRSGRRTGQSLSFLIGLDNPLDQYFMRHPESIFRRNFENALTDPGNPYVLKSHLLCAAWELPLAEGDEKLWGTSFAKARDALQEEGLLREQRGNWYLAATIAYPAEHVNIRSTSSLYYIILDSSQGNIPLETVESSVAFSQIHPGAIYLHQGRSYLITKLDLLARTAYATPTDVPYYTQAKELTDLRVLRIAKEKDTPKARSYLGEVEVTTAVIGFRRKRQFTEEVVDEEPLDLPPQCFQTVALWLDIPAQAVDRIAERQLDFAGGLHAGEHAAIAILPLFALCDRNDLGGVSTPFHPDTGKAQIFIYDAHPGGTGIAEKGFDLIQDLWRETLKVIAECPCDGGCPSCIQSPKCGNNNQPLDKKAAQIILKELTEDYRKGEGV
- a CDS encoding DUF503 domain-containing protein produces the protein MSLGVCTIQLRFPENRSLKEKRRVLKSLITRVRNKYNVAIAEMGDQDLWQLAVIGVAYLSNDAQQVDQVLSKVAEFIRQSRLDIEVLDYNIEIMSFP
- a CDS encoding type III PLP-dependent enzyme, yielding MADGRLSLQKAVGEILEREGTPALVMDKRAIRERYREFCREFSKARIYYALKANPHPGLVELLHEIGCQFEISSQGELELLLGMGISIRSIISSNPVKDPAFIRSAYASGIHVFAFDSFSEVEKLSKLALGSQVYVRLSVPNEGSEWPLSKKFGVEAEQAAGLLAEAQERGLKPQGIAFHVGSQCTRAATWAKAIQKSRAVWDMAASKGVELKALNIGGGFPIEYTRSVPSLAEIARVVEESLARAFPGGVEVLVAPGRALVGDSGILGATVVAKAEREGERWLYLDVGVFNGLMEAVGGIRYSLRTSKRGRSKKWVLAGPSCDSFDVICNEAELPEVGIGDRVYFLSAGAYTTAYASQFDGFPIPKVYFIE
- a CDS encoding alpha/beta fold hydrolase; its protein translation is MKTRQVSLGIDGLDIAGEACFPDGERASLPALCICHGIPSGSPPDPSDGGYPALAATFCAAGFITLIFNFRGTGASGGNFDIQGWARDLEAAMDYLYSCPEVDRQRLYLMGFSGGAAVSACVAARDPRVKGVVLCACPAEFRGLVLEENALSSIEHFRRIGIIRDRDFPPSVDGWLQGFRHVAPLRWIDRIAPRPLLLLQGAEDDVVDVSQAWLLYHKAREPKEIAVIEGAGHRLRLDRGAMDRALRWLKKEARSDGDSVSF
- a CDS encoding aminodeoxychorismate/anthranilate synthase component II translates to MILIIDNYDSFVYNLAQYVGELGAEPLVRRNDCISLDEVKALAPTHIIISPGPGTPLDSGISNDILRSFAGRIPILGVCLGHQCMGYVYGGEVIRHTPTHGKASTIYHDGRTIFSGIPSPIEAGRYHSLIVKAETVPSCLEVSAWTVDGVVMGVRHRDYVVEGVQFHPESVLTPNGLKILDNFLRISCAVWNPA
- a CDS encoding CBS domain-containing protein, producing the protein MMGSSLRLGRVWGIDVKLHYSWFIIFALITASLSLSFLKEHALWIRVVTGVATSILLFASVLAHELAHSLVAIRNGIPVKSITLFFLGGVAHIRREAAQPKTELLVALAGPLCSLVLAGIFGLLWFLVWGMHDSESVSGDPVFWLAWINLVLALFNLIPGFPLDGGRVLRAIIWRRTKDYKKASHSAFVVGQGVAYLMIAFGVAVVLGGDRIYEGFTAFSGIWIAFVGWFVHRAASTSYRQVELREALRHLKVRSVMGSHYVAVPPDHSLRELIDRYVLPAGSHHFLVFDEGRLKGLVTYAEIKAVPQNRWDVTPVSAVMLPADKLIVAEPDEGALQALERMDDHDADTMLVVKEGVVLGMLVRQDLFRIMQLRSELGS
- the speE gene encoding polyamine aminopropyltransferase, translating into MSGIVFREQDPFAPIEYAYEVEEVICRRRTKHQELLIFRDPYFGRVLVLDGVVQLTERDEHFYHEMLAQVPLHAHPSPKSVLIIGGGDGGTLREVVKHEVVKKVVMVELDAGVIEAAKEFLPTLSIGFADPRTEVLEMDGAVFLAKTRGEFDVIIIDSTDPVGPAESLFSEACFTHAFSSLKPGGIFVAQTESLHFHRDFVRHVQRRLAGIFNVVSLYTVSLATYAGNWWTFSIASKGGDPKEVLRKCVVPARYYTEEVHRHAFLPQGVYQRLMAGD